The Arachis hypogaea cultivar Tifrunner chromosome 16, arahy.Tifrunner.gnm2.J5K5, whole genome shotgun sequence genome contains a region encoding:
- the LOC112755512 gene encoding molybdate transporter 1 yields MSQQEHNNNDHQSSTIPISLDPEAGQVVASATTRTDYSAKGVVEKVKTNLVFRSKWAEINGAMGDLGTYIPIVLALTLARDLNLGTTLIFTGVYNIITGAIYGVPMPVQPMKSIAAEALSDTGFGVPEIMAAGILTGGTVFVLGVTGLMQLVYRLIPLCVVRGIQLAQGLSFALTAVKYVKKIQDLPKSKSLGQRHWVGLDGLILAIVCLVFIVIVNGAGEKNRCCGDPGDDEDLGRDRNRGSTIKKNKTDRIRRIVFSLPSAFLVFILGVVLAFLRRHHVVHEIKFGPSSIDVVKFSKHAWKKGFIKGTIPQLPLTLLNSVVAVVKLSSDLFPGREFTATSLSVTVGLMNLVGCWFGAMPMCHGAGGLAGQYKFGGRSGGCVALLGAAKLVLGLVLGTSLAHVLNQFPVGILGVLLLFAGIELAMCSRDMNTKEDSFVMLMCTAVSLVGSSAALGFLVGMIVYVILRLRNWTKDKPLSTIWMQKHDDQL; encoded by the coding sequence ATGTCACAACAAGAACATAATAATAATGACCACCAGTCTTCAACAATTCCAATCTCACTAGACCCTGAAGCAGGTCAAGTAGTAGCATCTGCAACCACTAGAACAGATTACTCAGCAAAAGGGGTGGTTGAGAAAGTGAAAACCAACTTGGTTTTCCGTTCAAAATGGGCTGAAATCAATGGCGCCATGGGTGATCTTGGAACATACATACCCATAGTTCTTGCCTTGACCCTTGCAAGGGACCTCAACCTTGGCACCACATTGATCTTCACTGGTGTCTATAACATCATCACTGGGGCCATCTATGGTGTTCCCATGCCAGTCCAGCCCATGAAGTCCATCGCCGCCGAAGCCTTGTCTGATACAGGCTTCGGCGTCCCGGAGATCATGGCCGCCGGGATACTTACCGGAGGCACAGTATTCGTCCTCGGCGTGACAGGACTTATGCAACTTGTGTACCGGTTGATTCCCCTCTGCGTCGTAAGGGGAATCCAACTGGCACAAGGATTATCTTTTGCATTAACAGCTGtcaaatatgttaaaaaaattcaAGATTTGCCAAAATCAAAGTCTCTAGGCCAACGACATTGGGTTGGCCTAGATGGCTTGATTTTGGCAATTGTTTGTCTTGTATTCATTGTGATTGTAAACGGCGCCGGCGAAAAAAATCGTTGTTGTGGCGACCCAGGCGACGACGAAGATTTAGGCCGGGACAGAAACCGAGGATCAACTATAAAAAAGAACAAGACAGATAGAATAAGAAGGATTGTTTTCTCTCTTCCTTCAGCTTTCTTGGTGTTTATATTGGGTGTTGTTTTAGCATTCTTAAGAAGGCATCACGTGGTGCATGAGATAAAGTTTGGACCTTCTTCAATAGATGTGGTGAAATTCTCAAAGCATGCATGGAAAAAAGGTTTCATCAAAGGTACAATCCCTCAACTTCCTTTGACTCTTTTGAATTCTGTTGTGGCGGTTGTGAAGTTATCATCAGATCTTTTCCCGGGAAGAGAGTTCACTGCCACGTCACTTTCAGTAACGGTTGGATTGATGAACCTCGTTGGTTGTTGGTTTGGTGCCATGCCAATGTGCCACGGGGCCGGCGGGCTAGCCGGGCAGTACAAATTTGGAGGGAGGAGTGGCGGGTGCGTGGCGCTTCTCGGCGCCGCGAAATTGGTGTTGGGTTTGGTGTTGGGGACTTCTTTGGCACATGTATTGAACCAGTTTCCGGTTGGAATCTTGGGAGTGTTGTTGCTGTTTGCTGGGATTGAATTGGCTATGTGTTCTAGGGACATGAACACAAAAGAAGATTCTTTTGTGATGCTTATGTGCACTGCAGTGTCTTTGGTTGGATCTAGTGCTGCACTTGGATTCTTGGTTGGGATGATTGTTTATGTTATTCTTAGGCTAAGGAATTGGACTAAGGATAAACCACTTTCTACCATTTGGATGCAAAAACATGATGACCAACTCTGA